A stretch of the Poseidonibacter parvus genome encodes the following:
- a CDS encoding carbohydrate ABC transporter permease produces MKFDLDKSTVMNLLKAPSIIVLFLWMIVPLSMTLYFSVIRYNLLNPMDTGFEGLGNYEFFMTDEAFMPAVFNSLILVVSIIAITIISGIILAVLIDRNFPGRGIVRVMLIAPFFIMPTVNALLWKNMFMNPVYGMFAFFSNTFGLEPIDWMSDFPLVSIIIMLSWQWTPFALLIFMTALQSQDQEQKEAAELDGAGFFAKFYYLTLPHLSRSIAIVVMIQMIFHLSIFAEILITTGGGPGSEGTNLTYMIFTNALLDFDVGIASAGGVFAIILANIVAYFLIKQVGKSLMA; encoded by the coding sequence ATGAAATTTGATTTAGATAAAAGTACCGTTATGAACTTATTAAAAGCTCCAAGTATTATTGTTCTGTTTTTATGGATGATTGTACCGCTTTCAATGACTTTATACTTTTCGGTAATTAGATATAACTTGTTAAATCCAATGGATACAGGTTTTGAAGGTTTAGGGAACTATGAGTTCTTTATGACAGATGAAGCATTTATGCCAGCTGTTTTTAATTCTCTTATATTAGTAGTAAGTATTATTGCTATTACTATTATTTCAGGAATTATTCTTGCTGTTTTAATTGATAGAAACTTCCCTGGACGTGGAATCGTAAGAGTTATGTTAATTGCTCCGTTTTTTATAATGCCAACTGTAAATGCATTATTATGGAAAAATATGTTTATGAACCCTGTTTATGGAATGTTTGCATTTTTCTCAAATACGTTTGGATTAGAACCAATTGATTGGATGTCTGATTTTCCTCTTGTATCCATAATTATAATGTTAAGTTGGCAATGGACGCCTTTTGCATTATTAATTTTTATGACAGCTTTACAGTCACAAGATCAAGAACAAAAAGAAGCAGCTGAATTAGATGGTGCAGGTTTTTTTGCTAAGTTTTACTACTTAACATTACCTCATCTTTCAAGATCAATTGCTATTGTAGTTATGATTCAAATGATTTTTCACTTATCTATATTTGCAGAAATATTAATTACAACAGGTGGCGGACCAGGTAGTGAAGGTACTAACTTGACATATATGATTTTTACAAATGCATTATTAGACTTTGATGTTGGAATTGCTTCTGCTGGTGGTGTATTTGCCATTATCTTAGCGAATATTGTTGCTTACTTCTTAATCAAGCAAGTTGGCAAAAGCTTAATGGCATAA
- a CDS encoding carbohydrate ABC transporter permease, with protein sequence MTYKTKEKITHRVLVTLAWVIALIFFFPIFWMVLTSFKTELQAIAVPPMFIFEGTFENYALVNERSDYWHHAINSIITSFGATLLSLIIAVPAAYSFAFSPTKNTKDVMLWMLSTKMLPAVGVLLPIYLIAQKFGLLDTKTVLIVIFMLMNLPIIIWMLFSYFKDLPKDILEAASLDGANYLQELRHVVLPLSWGGITSTGLLSIILCWNEAFWSINLTSADAATLTSLVASYSSPEGLFWAKLSAISTLACAPIVVFGWFCQKQLVQGLTFGAVK encoded by the coding sequence ATGACTTATAAAACAAAAGAAAAAATAACACACAGAGTATTAGTTACATTAGCATGGGTTATTGCACTAATATTCTTCTTTCCAATTTTTTGGATGGTATTAACAAGTTTTAAAACTGAATTACAAGCAATTGCAGTTCCTCCAATGTTTATCTTTGAAGGAACTTTTGAAAATTACGCATTAGTAAATGAAAGAAGTGATTACTGGCATCATGCTATTAATTCAATTATTACATCATTTGGTGCAACGCTATTATCGTTAATAATAGCAGTTCCTGCAGCATACTCTTTTGCTTTTTCTCCAACGAAAAATACAAAAGATGTAATGTTATGGATGTTATCAACAAAAATGTTACCAGCAGTTGGTGTATTACTTCCAATTTATTTAATTGCTCAAAAATTTGGGCTATTAGATACTAAAACGGTTTTAATTGTAATTTTTATGCTTATGAACTTACCAATTATTATTTGGATGTTATTTTCATACTTTAAAGATTTACCAAAAGATATTTTAGAAGCAGCAAGTTTAGATGGTGCTAATTATCTTCAAGAATTAAGACATGTTGTATTACCACTTTCATGGGGTGGAATTACATCAACAGGATTACTTAGTATTATTTTATGTTGGAATGAAGCATTTTGGTCAATCAACTTAACTTCAGCAGATGCAGCAACATTAACATCGTTAGTTGCTTCTTACTCAAGTCCTGAAGGATTATTCTGGGCTAAGTTATCAGCTATTTCAACTTTAGCTTGTGCTCCAATAGTAGTGTTTGGTTGGTTCTGTCAGAAACAACTAGTTCAAGGTTTAACATTCGGTGCTGTTAAATAA